TTCCCTGAACCGTGCGCTCAGTTTCCTGCCCGTTTGGGAGGCGCGGTTCGGTCGAATACCTGTGTACCGGGGACGCACGACTCCGGTCCCAACACAGGAGCCCGTTGTGAACCCGCCCCCTCCGACTTCGTCGGGCGCGCACCCGCGCTCGCCCTGGCCGCTCGACGCGGCGGCGGCGTATCTCCAGATCTCCGCGCGTCACCTACACCGCCTCCTCGGCGCTAACAAGGTTCGGTCCGTGCGCTTGGGGCGCCGCCGACTGATTCCCGATGCCGAGGTCCAGCGCCTCGCCCGCGACGGGTGCTGAGCGCGGGGGCACACCGCTGATCCGCTCGGATGACTGCGCCCAACCAATCAAAACATATCCGCCGGGTCGCCACAACTGCCGGGGCCTGGTGCTTGACGCACCGGCGCAGCGACGCGCCGTTCATTACGGATTCAAGGACGATGAGCCACACGCGACGAGAGAAGCTGACCCCGGTCACACCCGAGAGCCCGTGCCCGGTGTGCGCGGGCGACCACAAGTGCTCCGTGGGTGACGGGGGACTGATCCTGTGCGGGCGGCGCGACGGTCCGGTACCGGGGTTTGACCACCGAGGGCCGTCCCCGGGCGACGCGCGGTTCCACATCTACCGCCGCGCCGATGCGCCACCCCCGAACCGGTCGAACAAACCCAACCCGTCTCGTGATTGGGGCGGGATCGCCCGCGACTACGCCGCGCGGTTCGACGCCGACGCACGCGCGGAACTGCGCACGCCTCGAGCTGCCGCCTGAGGTGTTCGGCGCGCGCCCGCTACTCGGAGTGTGCGGCCGGTCGATAAGTGATCACACGCCCACGTTTCCG
This region of Gemmata massiliana genomic DNA includes:
- a CDS encoding excisionase family DNA-binding protein, whose product is MNPPPPTSSGAHPRSPWPLDAAAAYLQISARHLHRLLGANKVRSVRLGRRRLIPDAEVQRLARDGC